One segment of Mycobacterium spongiae DNA contains the following:
- a CDS encoding uroporphyrinogen-III synthase: protein MTRGRRPKPGRITFVGSGPGDPGLLTTRAATVLANAALVFTDPDVPGPVLALIGKDLPPVSGPAPAKQDAGTVDAGGSGGGQASPTVMSGGPEIRPVLEESADVAKALAAEARAGADVVRLVAGDPLSVDAVIAEVTAIARTSLHLEIVPGLAPTNAVPTYAGLPLRSSHTVADVRGDPKDTDWEALAAAPGPLILQATGPQLADAARTLIEHELAESTPCVVTAQGTTCQQRSVETTLEGLTDPAVLSGTEPPGFSSGSGGDTQNLPLVVTIGKTVASRTKLNWWESRALYGWTVLVPRTKDQAGEMSERLTSYGALPLEVPTIAVEPPRSPAQMERAVKGLVDGRFQWVVFTSTNAVRAVWEKFGEFGLDARAFSGVKIACVGESTADRVRAFGISPELVPAGEQSSLGLLDDFPPYDSIFDPVNRVLLPRADIATETLAEGLRERGWEIEDVTAYRTVRAAPPPAATREMIKTGGFDAVCFTSSSTVRNLVGIAGKPHARTIIACIGPKTAETAAEFGLRVDVQPDIAAVGPLVDALAEHAVRLRAEGALPPPRKKSRRR, encoded by the coding sequence ATGACGCGAGGGCGCAGGCCGAAACCGGGCCGCATTACGTTCGTGGGCTCAGGTCCGGGTGACCCCGGATTGCTGACAACACGGGCCGCCACGGTGCTGGCGAATGCGGCTCTGGTATTCACCGACCCCGACGTACCGGGTCCGGTTCTGGCGCTGATCGGCAAAGATCTTCCGCCGGTGTCCGGTCCGGCGCCGGCCAAGCAGGATGCCGGGACTGTCGATGCGGGTGGTTCGGGAGGCGGCCAGGCGTCACCGACGGTGATGTCTGGTGGTCCCGAGATCCGCCCGGTGCTGGAGGAATCCGCGGACGTTGCCAAGGCGCTGGCTGCTGAGGCTCGTGCAGGTGCTGATGTGGTGCGGCTAGTGGCCGGCGATCCGCTCTCGGTGGATGCGGTGATCGCCGAGGTAACCGCTATCGCGCGCACCAGCCTGCACCTGGAGATCGTGCCAGGCCTGGCCCCGACGAATGCGGTGCCGACGTATGCGGGACTTCCGCTGCGTTCGTCGCACACGGTTGCCGACGTGCGCGGCGATCCCAAGGACACCGATTGGGAGGCATTGGCGGCAGCGCCCGGTCCGCTGATCCTGCAGGCGACTGGGCCGCAGCTGGCTGACGCGGCCCGCACTCTCATCGAGCACGAGCTAGCTGAGTCCACGCCGTGCGTAGTTACCGCGCAGGGCACCACCTGCCAGCAGCGTTCGGTCGAGACGACCCTGGAGGGACTCACCGACCCCGCCGTGCTCAGCGGGACCGAGCCTCCTGGATTCTCCTCCGGAAGTGGCGGGGACACCCAGAATTTGCCGTTGGTGGTCACCATCGGCAAGACCGTCGCCAGTCGGACGAAGCTGAATTGGTGGGAGAGCCGCGCGCTCTACGGCTGGACCGTGCTGGTTCCGCGCACCAAGGACCAGGCTGGCGAGATGAGCGAGCGGCTGACGTCGTATGGCGCGCTGCCGCTCGAGGTGCCGACCATTGCCGTAGAGCCGCCACGCAGCCCCGCCCAAATGGAGCGGGCCGTGAAGGGTCTCGTCGATGGCCGTTTCCAGTGGGTGGTGTTCACCTCTACCAACGCAGTGCGGGCGGTGTGGGAGAAGTTCGGTGAATTCGGTTTGGATGCCCGCGCGTTCTCCGGGGTGAAGATCGCGTGCGTGGGCGAGTCCACGGCTGATCGGGTCCGTGCTTTTGGAATCAGCCCCGAGCTGGTGCCCGCCGGCGAACAATCCTCGCTGGGTCTGCTCGACGATTTCCCGCCCTATGACAGCATTTTCGACCCGGTGAACCGGGTGTTGCTGCCGCGCGCCGACATCGCTACCGAGACGCTGGCCGAGGGTCTGCGCGAGCGCGGCTGGGAGATCGAGGATGTCACCGCCTACCGGACCGTGCGGGCTGCACCGCCCCCGGCGGCCACCCGCGAAATGATCAAGACGGGCGGGTTCGACGCGGTGTGCTTCACCTCGAGCTCCACGGTACGAAACCTGGTCGGTATCGCCGGCAAGCCGCACGCGCGGACCATCATCGCTTGCATCGGGCCGAAAACCGCCGAGACGGCCGCCGAATTCGGTTTGCGGGTGGATGTCCAGCCCGACATCGCCGCGGTCGGGCCGTTGGTTGACGCCCTGGCCGAACACGCAGTCCGATTGCGCGCCGAGGGCGCGTTGCCCCCGCCACGCAAGAAGAGCCGCAGGCGCTAG
- a CDS encoding glutamyl-tRNA reductase gives MSILLFGVSHRSAPVSILEQLSIDEPDQLKIVDRVLASPLVTEAMVLSTCNRVEVYAVVDAFHAGLAVIGQVLSEYSRMSMGELTKYAYVRYSEAAVEHLFAVASGLDSAVIGEQQVLGQVRRAYAAAEANRTVGRVLHEMAQRALSVGKRVHSETGIDAAGASVVSVALGMAERKLGRLADKTAVVVGAGAMGALSATHLTRAGISQIHVLNRSLSRAQRLARKTRDSGVRAHALPLDRLAEALADADVVVSCTGAVSPVVSLADVHYALAASRRDEATHPLVICDLGMPRDVDPAVAGLPGVWVVDVDRVQHEPSAHAAAGDVDAARHIVAAEVATYLAKQRMAEVTPTVTALRQRAADVVEAELLRLDNRLPGLHSAQREEVARTVRRVVDKLLHAPTVRIKQLANAPGGDSYAEALRELFELDQTAVDAVATAGELPSVPSGFDAESRRSVGDLQGGPQQSTE, from the coding sequence GTGAGCATCCTGCTTTTCGGGGTTTCGCACCGCAGTGCGCCGGTCTCTATCCTGGAACAACTCAGCATCGACGAACCCGACCAACTCAAGATCGTTGACCGGGTGCTGGCCTCGCCGCTGGTCACCGAGGCGATGGTGCTCTCGACCTGTAACCGCGTTGAGGTGTACGCGGTAGTCGACGCCTTCCACGCTGGACTGGCGGTGATCGGGCAGGTGCTTTCCGAGTATTCCCGGATGTCGATGGGCGAACTGACCAAATACGCATATGTCCGATACAGCGAAGCCGCCGTTGAGCACCTTTTTGCGGTTGCCAGCGGGCTGGATTCGGCGGTGATCGGCGAGCAACAGGTACTTGGTCAGGTGCGCCGCGCCTACGCTGCCGCCGAGGCCAACCGGACCGTCGGCCGGGTGCTTCATGAAATGGCCCAGCGGGCGCTGTCCGTCGGCAAGCGCGTGCACTCCGAAACGGGGATTGACGCCGCCGGTGCGTCGGTGGTGTCGGTTGCTCTTGGAATGGCCGAACGCAAACTCGGCAGGCTGGCGGACAAGACCGCCGTCGTGGTCGGCGCGGGCGCGATGGGGGCACTCTCGGCGACGCACCTGACTCGTGCCGGAATCTCCCAGATCCACGTGCTGAACCGGTCGTTGTCACGGGCGCAGCGGTTGGCGCGCAAGACCCGCGATTCGGGCGTGCGAGCCCACGCACTGCCTCTTGACCGCCTGGCCGAGGCGCTGGCGGATGCCGACGTGGTGGTCAGCTGTACCGGGGCGGTGAGCCCGGTGGTCTCGCTGGCCGATGTCCACTACGCGTTGGCCGCGTCGCGACGCGACGAAGCCACTCACCCGCTGGTGATCTGCGATCTGGGTATGCCGCGTGACGTCGATCCCGCAGTCGCGGGCCTGCCCGGGGTCTGGGTTGTTGATGTCGACCGCGTGCAACACGAACCGTCGGCCCATGCCGCCGCTGGAGACGTGGATGCGGCCCGCCACATTGTGGCGGCCGAAGTGGCCACCTACCTGGCGAAGCAGCGGATGGCCGAGGTTACTCCGACCGTGACGGCGCTGCGCCAACGCGCTGCGGATGTGGTGGAAGCCGAGTTGCTGCGACTGGACAACCGGCTGCCCGGCCTGCACAGCGCCCAGCGCGAGGAGGTGGCCCGCACGGTACGCCGGGTGGTGGACAAGCTGTTGCACGCGCCGACTGTACGAATCAAGCAGTTGGCCAATGCCCCCGGCGGCGACAGCTACGCGGAGGCGCTGCGCGAGCTTTTCGAACTTGACCAGACGGCCGTCGATGCCGTCGCCACCGCCGGCGAATTACCTTCGGTGCCAAGCGGATTCGATGCCGAAAGTCGCCGCAGCGTCGGTGATTTGCAGGGTGGCCCACAGCAATCCACCGAGTAG
- the hemB gene encoding porphobilinogen synthase, with product MSVRGYPRQRPRRLRSTASIRRLVAQTSLEPRHLVLPMFVADGIDEPRPIASMPGVVQHTRDSLRSAAAAAVAAGVGGLMLFGVPRDEDKDGSGSAGTDHDGILNAALRDLAKDLGEATVLMADTCLDEFTDHGHCGVLDDRGRVDNDATLARYIELAVAQAEAGAHVVGPSGMMDGQVGAIRDGLDAAGYTDVVIMAYAAKFASAFYGPFREAVSSSLSGDRRAYQQDPGNVAEARREIALDLEEGADIVMVKPAMGYLDVVAAAAEISSVPVAAYQVSGEYAMVCAAAAHDWIDERATVLELLTSIRRAGADIVLTYWAVAAANWLG from the coding sequence ATGAGTGTTCGTGGCTACCCGCGGCAGCGACCGCGCCGGCTGCGCTCGACGGCGTCGATACGCCGATTGGTGGCTCAGACCTCTTTGGAGCCACGGCATTTGGTGCTGCCCATGTTCGTCGCAGACGGAATCGATGAGCCGCGGCCGATCGCCTCGATGCCGGGCGTAGTGCAGCACACTCGGGATTCGTTGCGCAGCGCGGCCGCGGCGGCGGTCGCCGCAGGGGTCGGCGGGCTCATGCTGTTCGGCGTCCCGCGCGACGAGGATAAGGACGGTTCTGGGTCGGCGGGTACGGACCATGATGGCATCCTGAACGCCGCGCTTCGCGACCTTGCCAAGGATCTTGGTGAGGCGACGGTATTGATGGCGGACACCTGTCTGGACGAGTTCACCGACCACGGGCACTGCGGGGTTCTCGATGATCGGGGCCGAGTCGACAACGATGCCACCCTGGCCCGCTATATCGAACTTGCAGTGGCTCAGGCCGAAGCTGGCGCCCATGTCGTTGGGCCGAGCGGGATGATGGATGGCCAGGTGGGCGCGATCCGTGACGGCCTGGACGCGGCCGGCTATACCGACGTAGTGATCATGGCCTATGCGGCCAAGTTTGCCTCGGCGTTCTACGGTCCATTCCGCGAGGCAGTGAGTTCGAGCCTGTCGGGTGACCGTCGTGCCTATCAGCAGGACCCAGGAAACGTCGCCGAAGCACGGCGCGAGATCGCGCTGGATCTTGAGGAAGGCGCCGACATCGTGATGGTCAAACCCGCGATGGGGTATCTCGATGTCGTCGCTGCGGCGGCCGAGATCTCGAGTGTGCCGGTCGCCGCCTATCAGGTCTCGGGGGAGTACGCGATGGTGTGCGCGGCGGCGGCGCATGACTGGATTGATGAGCGCGCGACGGTGCTCGAGTTACTCACCAGCATCCGCCGTGCCGGGGCGGACATCGTGCTTACCTATTGGGCGGTGGCTGCGGCGAATTGGCTCGGGTGA
- a CDS encoding glutaredoxin family protein: protein MPRSPHRPHVELLTRDGCTICIRVRTQLIELAAELGFDLVATDVDVAASAGNPGLRAEFGDRLPVVLLDGREHSYWEVDEARLRADLAAR from the coding sequence ATGCCCCGCTCCCCCCATCGGCCCCACGTGGAGTTGCTGACACGCGACGGCTGCACGATCTGCATACGGGTACGCACCCAGTTGATCGAATTGGCCGCCGAGCTGGGCTTCGACCTGGTGGCCACGGACGTCGACGTTGCGGCATCCGCCGGCAACCCGGGCCTACGGGCGGAATTCGGCGACCGCCTACCGGTGGTCCTCCTCGACGGCCGCGAGCATAGTTATTGGGAGGTGGATGAGGCGCGGCTGCGTGCCGATCTGGCCGCCCGCTGA
- a CDS encoding helix-turn-helix transcriptional regulator — MTEPLTTGTVTLLLADVDCSARLWHTQPSEMAAASARLDDAVADLVGVHGGVRLVEQGEQDRFVAAFTRASDAVACALELQQAPLAPIRLRIAVHTGQARSRDEAIYAGLATNRTGCLRDLAHGGQTLLSGTTEQLVADWLPDDAWLIDLGSHQLPNVPRPERVVQLCHPSLGDKFPPLRTGKSGDTHNLPVHLTSFVGRGPQMTAVRNLLVDNRLVTLTGAGGIGKTRLGAEIAVRTLTEFPDGVWFVDLARTTDPALVSVAVARALGLPDRPGMTMIEALVGFVGERQMLLVLDNCEHLLAAAASLSVDFLGACPGLKLLATSREPLSVPGEATFVVPSLSLADEAMELFADRVRRVRPDFAVTEDNEAAVSEICRRLDGMPLAIELAAARVRALSLEEIVASLDDRFRLLTGGARTALRRHQTLRASVDWSHALLTEDERIVMRRLAVSVGGFDLDAAQAVASGTHIEDYQILDQLVLLVDKSLVVAETTSGPTRYRFLETVRHYALEKLSEAGEADEVRNRHRDYYTSLAGLLVAPAQSDYEQRVARAWNEMDNFRSAFGWSLETGAIGRALELASSLEPLWQSHGGIQEGLGWLDTALAEMDAPNVVPEVRVQALASRATLLSLVGVAANVEETEEALTIARTLDDRVSLVRALMARGCASIDDADAAGPYFAEAVNIAREVGHSWLLSQALFRQTTPGVITGDLAATVKAAEKALDAAEATGDRFAARHCRLLEGIEMFQQGDLAAALAPLGEVIDEATAAQDEMFRVYSLAVQAIVRAFQGDAGSARACADAALDGGAELLEFHKGAAHAGVAVACLAAGDAVAAARACEEARQLTGLEPVTVGLYVWAALGPLGCGDLAAARRWANDVVQATQGSFLALALSTRSRVAMAQRDLKQAEHDALDALAIAARIRGGTLVVPDALECLADFACDVGNHHDAARLCGAAATARLGMDAVRFKTLGESYAAMVRTVREELGNDDFDIAWAEGAALSTEEAIAYAQRGRGPRERNRPANGWAALTPTEVQVVRLVGEGLANKDIATRLFVSHRTVQAHLTHVYAKLKLTSRMGLVQEAARHA; from the coding sequence GTGACTGAACCGCTGACGACGGGAACGGTGACGCTTCTTCTCGCGGATGTTGACTGCTCCGCACGCCTGTGGCACACCCAACCCAGCGAGATGGCGGCCGCCAGCGCTCGTCTAGATGACGCAGTGGCCGACCTCGTCGGGGTCCATGGGGGAGTACGGCTAGTCGAACAAGGTGAACAGGACAGATTCGTGGCCGCGTTCACCCGTGCCAGCGACGCGGTGGCGTGTGCATTGGAGTTGCAGCAGGCGCCGTTGGCGCCGATCCGGTTGCGCATCGCGGTGCATACCGGCCAAGCGCGGTCACGCGACGAAGCTATCTACGCTGGTCTGGCCACCAACCGGACCGGGTGCCTGAGAGATCTGGCTCATGGTGGCCAGACACTGCTGTCAGGTACGACAGAGCAGCTAGTCGCTGACTGGCTACCGGATGATGCCTGGCTGATCGACCTGGGCAGCCATCAACTGCCCAACGTACCCCGGCCAGAACGGGTGGTGCAGCTATGCCATCCCAGCCTAGGTGACAAGTTCCCGCCCTTGCGGACCGGTAAAAGTGGTGACACGCACAATCTTCCGGTGCACCTGACCAGTTTTGTGGGCCGCGGCCCGCAAATGACTGCAGTGCGAAACCTGTTGGTCGACAACCGGCTTGTGACGCTCACAGGCGCCGGTGGTATTGGCAAGACACGCCTTGGCGCCGAGATAGCCGTGCGCACCTTGACCGAGTTTCCCGACGGTGTCTGGTTTGTCGATCTGGCGAGGACTACCGATCCCGCCCTTGTTTCGGTCGCGGTGGCGCGTGCTCTAGGCCTTCCCGATCGGCCGGGCATGACAATGATCGAGGCGCTGGTCGGGTTCGTGGGCGAGCGCCAGATGTTGCTGGTGCTGGATAACTGCGAACATCTGCTCGCCGCGGCTGCATCCCTGTCGGTCGACTTTTTGGGCGCTTGTCCTGGGTTGAAGCTGTTGGCAACCAGCCGGGAGCCCCTGAGCGTGCCCGGCGAAGCAACGTTTGTGGTGCCATCGCTATCGCTGGCCGACGAGGCCATGGAATTGTTCGCCGATCGGGTTCGCCGCGTTCGCCCCGATTTCGCAGTGACCGAGGACAACGAGGCTGCCGTGTCGGAGATCTGCCGGCGGCTCGACGGCATGCCGCTGGCGATCGAACTGGCAGCCGCGCGGGTGCGGGCGTTGTCGCTCGAGGAGATTGTCGCCAGCCTCGATGATCGGTTCCGTCTCCTGACTGGAGGTGCGCGCACCGCCTTGCGCCGCCATCAGACGTTGCGCGCCTCGGTCGATTGGTCGCATGCGTTGCTGACCGAGGACGAGCGCATCGTGATGCGTCGGCTGGCGGTGTCTGTGGGTGGGTTCGATCTGGATGCGGCGCAGGCAGTCGCCAGCGGCACCCACATCGAGGATTATCAAATTCTCGATCAGCTGGTCTTGCTCGTCGATAAGTCTTTGGTCGTTGCCGAAACCACTAGCGGCCCTACGCGCTATCGGTTCCTGGAGACGGTGCGACACTACGCATTGGAGAAACTGAGCGAGGCCGGTGAAGCCGACGAGGTGCGAAACCGTCACCGCGATTACTACACCTCTCTGGCGGGCTTACTCGTTGCCCCAGCACAAAGTGACTACGAACAACGCGTGGCGCGCGCGTGGAATGAGATGGACAACTTCCGTAGCGCATTTGGGTGGAGCCTCGAGACCGGCGCGATTGGGCGGGCGTTGGAGCTTGCGTCCTCGCTGGAGCCGCTGTGGCAGTCGCACGGCGGGATCCAGGAAGGGCTGGGCTGGCTGGACACTGCGCTCGCCGAAATGGATGCGCCTAATGTGGTCCCGGAAGTCCGTGTGCAAGCACTGGCCAGCCGGGCAACACTCCTCTCTTTGGTGGGCGTAGCGGCAAACGTTGAGGAAACCGAAGAGGCCCTGACCATCGCCCGAACCCTGGATGACAGGGTCTCGTTGGTGCGGGCGCTGATGGCCCGCGGCTGCGCCTCCATTGATGACGCCGACGCGGCCGGGCCGTACTTCGCCGAGGCGGTCAACATTGCCCGGGAAGTAGGCCATTCGTGGCTGCTCAGCCAAGCGCTCTTCCGGCAGACCACGCCAGGGGTAATCACCGGCGACTTGGCCGCAACGGTCAAGGCCGCCGAGAAAGCGCTCGATGCCGCGGAGGCGACGGGCGATCGATTCGCTGCCCGTCATTGCCGCTTGCTCGAGGGAATCGAGATGTTCCAGCAAGGTGATTTGGCAGCGGCGTTGGCGCCGCTCGGCGAGGTGATCGACGAAGCGACCGCGGCGCAAGACGAGATGTTCCGGGTTTATAGCCTGGCAGTCCAGGCCATCGTGCGGGCGTTTCAAGGCGACGCGGGCAGTGCTCGGGCTTGTGCCGACGCCGCCCTGGACGGCGGCGCCGAACTTCTCGAGTTCCACAAGGGCGCGGCGCATGCGGGTGTTGCGGTCGCGTGCCTGGCCGCCGGCGATGCGGTTGCGGCAGCGCGGGCCTGCGAAGAAGCTCGGCAGCTCACCGGGCTGGAGCCGGTGACGGTCGGACTTTACGTGTGGGCGGCCCTGGGGCCGCTGGGCTGTGGCGACCTTGCCGCGGCCCGTCGCTGGGCCAACGATGTCGTGCAGGCGACACAGGGCTCGTTTCTGGCTTTGGCGCTGTCGACCCGTTCGCGCGTCGCGATGGCCCAACGTGACCTGAAGCAAGCCGAACACGACGCCCTTGATGCGCTCGCAATCGCAGCCCGTATTCGGGGGGGTACCCTTGTCGTTCCGGACGCTCTCGAATGTCTTGCCGATTTCGCGTGCGATGTCGGCAATCACCACGACGCGGCGAGGCTGTGCGGCGCGGCCGCCACCGCCCGGCTGGGCATGGACGCGGTGCGGTTCAAGACACTTGGCGAAAGCTATGCGGCCATGGTGCGAACAGTGCGTGAGGAATTGGGAAACGACGACTTTGACATCGCGTGGGCTGAGGGCGCAGCCTTGTCGACGGAGGAAGCCATCGCCTACGCCCAGCGCGGTCGCGGCCCACGCGAACGCAACCGTCCGGCCAACGGTTGGGCGGCGCTAACTCCGACCGAAGTCCAAGTGGTGCGGCTCGTCGGTGAAGGGCTGGCCAACAAAGACATCGCCACCCGGCTCTTCGTTTCACACCGGACCGTCCAGGCGCACCTCACGCACGTATACGCAAAGCTCAAGCTGACCTCGCGTATGGGGCTCGTCCAAGAGGCAGCGCGCCACGCCTGA
- a CDS encoding PPE family protein → MLVDFAMLPPEINSARMYAGPGVGSLQAAAVTWGELSADLQSTAQIYESVVSDLRAYRWLGPSSMSMAAAVIPYVEWLTTTAAQARQTAGQAAAAVAAFEQAFAMTVPPPVVAANRGELAVLTATNFFGQNAAAIAAVELHYAEMWAQDATAMFDYEGASAAAATLAPFASPEQTTSSKGVTAQNAAVAQASAPAGSDGVFGGALRFILQAIEGGILPLAPELLPLFEAGEAALDVWQQFPDLVSDDFTVLDGVLAWYASVNTVDTVESIGTGFIRAQQALGLLPNLGPPAAPPVAAPELLGSLKSIADAISGGGSRALAGLGSKVSAAMTSAGRVGPMSVPAAWAAPEVASVSQLQGTPLTTVALDNGPAAVMPGVPLVGSGRTAAVPRYGSQLTVMTRPFSGG, encoded by the coding sequence ATGTTGGTCGATTTCGCGATGTTGCCGCCGGAGATCAACTCGGCCCGAATGTATGCGGGCCCGGGCGTTGGTTCACTGCAAGCCGCGGCAGTGACCTGGGGAGAGCTATCCGCGGACTTGCAGTCCACCGCACAAATCTATGAATCCGTCGTCTCGGATTTGCGCGCCTACCGATGGCTGGGTCCGTCGTCGATGTCGATGGCCGCTGCGGTCATCCCCTACGTGGAATGGCTGACGACGACCGCTGCGCAGGCGCGGCAGACGGCCGGCCAGGCGGCAGCGGCGGTGGCCGCCTTTGAGCAGGCATTCGCGATGACGGTGCCCCCGCCGGTGGTCGCGGCCAACCGTGGCGAGTTGGCAGTCCTGACGGCGACGAATTTCTTCGGCCAGAACGCCGCGGCGATCGCGGCCGTCGAGCTGCACTATGCCGAGATGTGGGCGCAAGACGCCACCGCGATGTTCGACTACGAGGGCGCGTCCGCGGCCGCGGCGACGTTGGCCCCGTTCGCGTCTCCCGAGCAGACCACCAGCTCCAAGGGTGTGACCGCCCAGAACGCTGCGGTGGCCCAAGCATCTGCCCCCGCCGGTAGTGACGGCGTATTTGGAGGTGCGTTGAGATTCATCCTGCAAGCCATCGAGGGCGGGATCCTTCCGTTGGCTCCTGAGCTATTACCCCTGTTTGAGGCTGGCGAAGCGGCGCTCGATGTGTGGCAGCAGTTCCCAGATCTCGTGAGCGATGACTTCACCGTTCTCGACGGCGTCTTGGCTTGGTACGCATCGGTCAACACGGTCGATACCGTTGAATCGATCGGTACCGGGTTTATCCGCGCCCAGCAGGCACTTGGCTTGTTGCCGAATTTGGGGCCACCGGCGGCACCGCCGGTGGCCGCTCCGGAATTGCTCGGCTCGCTGAAGTCGATTGCCGATGCGATTTCTGGTGGCGGCTCGCGTGCGCTCGCGGGTCTCGGGAGCAAGGTGTCGGCGGCCATGACCAGCGCGGGCAGGGTCGGGCCAATGTCGGTGCCGGCAGCGTGGGCCGCACCGGAGGTCGCCAGTGTTAGCCAGTTGCAGGGCACACCCCTGACGACGGTGGCGCTCGACAACGGCCCCGCGGCCGTAATGCCCGGGGTGCCGTTGGTGGGGTCGGGGCGCACCGCCGCCGTGCCGCGGTACGGTTCGCAGCTCACCGTAATGACGCGGCCATTCTCGGGCGGGTAG
- a CDS encoding DUF3093 domain-containing protein, with translation MTPERDTRSETLFYEPGASWYWVLTGPLAAVSMLLIEMSSGAGTGLVTPAIFLVMVSAFVGLQVKAARIHASVELTEDALRQGTETILVAEIVKIYPEAQNSVDSGMPVEKWQSARALGELVGVPRGRVGIGLRLSQGRTAQAWARRHRQLRAALTPLVQERVGPARSDIAETDNDGETGSDR, from the coding sequence ATGACACCGGAGAGGGATACGAGGTCCGAGACATTGTTCTATGAACCCGGCGCCAGCTGGTATTGGGTGCTGACCGGGCCGCTGGCTGCGGTGTCGATGCTTCTGATCGAGATGTCCAGCGGCGCCGGGACGGGGTTGGTGACTCCGGCGATATTTCTGGTGATGGTGTCGGCGTTCGTGGGTCTACAGGTGAAGGCGGCGCGGATCCACGCGTCGGTCGAGCTCACCGAAGATGCGCTGCGCCAGGGCACCGAGACGATCTTGGTGGCCGAAATCGTCAAAATCTATCCAGAGGCACAGAATTCGGTGGATTCCGGGATGCCGGTGGAGAAGTGGCAATCGGCGCGCGCGCTTGGCGAACTGGTCGGAGTACCGCGCGGCCGGGTCGGGATCGGCTTAAGGCTGTCGCAGGGCCGAACCGCACAGGCCTGGGCGCGCCGCCATCGCCAGCTGCGCGCGGCGCTGACCCCGCTGGTTCAAGAACGGGTCGGGCCCGCCCGATCGGATATCGCCGAGACTGACAATGACGGCGAAACCGGGTCAGACCGGTGA
- the hemC gene encoding hydroxymethylbilane synthase gives MIRIGTRGSLLARTQAALVRDALIAGGHPAELVIVSTTGDRSSAPIESLGVGVFTTALREAIDNGRVDAAVHSHKDLPTAEDPRFSVAAIPVRDDARDALVARDGLVLGELPAGSLVGTSSPRRAAQLRALGLGLEIRPLRGNLDTRLNKVRSGDLDAVVVARAGLSRLGCLDDVTETLEPVQMMPAPAQGALAVECRAGDSRLAAVLAQLDDADTRAAVTAERALLAELEAGCSAPVGAIAEVVESIDDDGRVFEELSLRGCVAALDGSDVIRVSGVGMSARARELGLSVAAELVELGARTLMWGARQNPRKEVE, from the coding sequence GTGATCCGGATAGGTACCCGGGGGAGCCTGTTGGCTCGGACCCAGGCTGCACTCGTCAGGGACGCATTGATCGCCGGTGGCCACCCCGCCGAGTTGGTCATCGTCAGCACGACAGGCGACCGGTCGTCGGCGCCAATCGAGAGCCTTGGTGTGGGCGTCTTCACCACGGCGTTACGCGAGGCTATCGACAATGGCCGAGTCGACGCGGCCGTTCATTCGCACAAGGATCTGCCGACCGCTGAGGATCCACGATTCTCGGTGGCCGCGATCCCGGTTCGGGATGACGCCCGGGATGCGCTGGTAGCCCGTGACGGGCTGGTGCTCGGCGAATTGCCGGCTGGATCGCTCGTGGGCACATCGTCGCCCCGCCGGGCGGCACAGCTTAGAGCATTGGGTCTCGGTTTGGAAATCCGCCCCCTACGAGGCAACCTAGATACCAGATTGAACAAGGTGAGAAGTGGTGATCTTGACGCTGTTGTGGTGGCCCGGGCCGGTCTGTCCCGGTTGGGCTGTCTCGATGATGTCACCGAGACGCTGGAGCCGGTGCAAATGATGCCAGCGCCAGCGCAAGGCGCGCTCGCGGTTGAATGCCGCGCGGGTGACAGCCGGCTCGCGGCAGTGCTCGCGCAGTTGGACGACGCCGACACCCGAGCGGCGGTGACTGCCGAGCGAGCCCTCTTGGCCGAACTCGAGGCGGGTTGCTCTGCGCCAGTGGGCGCGATCGCCGAAGTGGTTGAGTCGATTGACGACGACGGCCGAGTCTTCGAAGAGCTGTCGTTGCGCGGCTGCGTGGCCGCGCTGGATGGATCCGACGTGATCCGCGTGTCTGGTGTCGGCATGTCCGCGCGTGCACGGGAGCTAGGTCTCTCGGTCGCCGCGGAGCTGGTCGAGCTGGGCGCACGGACGCTGATGTGGGGAGCGCGGCAAAACCCGCGCAAGGAAGTTGAGTGA